In Siniperca chuatsi isolate FFG_IHB_CAS linkage group LG16, ASM2008510v1, whole genome shotgun sequence, the following proteins share a genomic window:
- the enpp5 gene encoding ectonucleotide pyrophosphatase/phosphodiesterase family member 5, translating into MLGCLLRGGCSPLVCLWALLLPLVSLSHLNQHGRRGHSVMDRPKLLLVSFDGFRWDYIDRVPTPNFHTLIDEGVMVEHVESAYITKTFPNHYSLVTGLYAETHGIVANEMYDPALNRSFSMETDSIYDSRWWEEAVPLWVTIQKAGGRSGAAMWPGSDVKIHGMFPNQYLPYNASVSFETRVERIIDWFSAPKEEAVDFGVLYWEEPDESGHNLGPQSSLMDAVIAGIDEKLGFLLNELKKAALFEKVNLIVTSDHGMTQLSTDKIIELDVYVSRDLYTWVDKSPVVGILPKEGKLDEVYSKLVDANPNMVVYKKEDIPEHFHYQHNIRIMPILIEAKEGWTVVQNRTGPFMLGNHGYDNTLRSMQPVFVARGPSFRQKYVKTSMRCVDLYPLMCHILSIHPLPNNGSLLNVQDLLSAEPAPSMPSIPPKVNGYSYAPVIGFFLGVVMVLGFLVVYIKQVTRKQLPSLKHRSREMSQPLLQEDLHL; encoded by the exons ATGCTGGGCTGCTTACTGCGAGGAGGATGCAGTCCTCTGGTCTGCTTGTGGgccctgctgctgcctctgGTCTCCCTCAGTCATTTGAACCAACATGGGCGCAGGGGCCACAGTGTGATGGACCGGCCAAAGCTGCTGCTCGTATCCTTCGACGGCTTCCGCTGGGATTACATTGACCGGGTCCCGACGCCTAACTTCCACACCCTCATAGATGAGGGGGTGATGGTGGAGCACGTGGAGAGCGCTTACATCACCAAAACCTTCCCCAACCACTACAGCTTGGTGACGGGGCTGTATGCCGAGACGCACGGCATCGTGGCCAACGAGATGTACGACCCCGCTCTGAACCGGTCCTTCTCCATGGAGACAGACAGTATTTATGATTCTCGGTGGTGGGAGGAGGCGGTGCCTCTCTGGGTGACCATCCAGAAAGCTGGAGGGCGGAGCGGGGCGGCAATGTGGCCGGGGTCTGACGTAAAGATCCACGGCATGTTCCCCAATCAATACCTCCCGTACAATGCCTCAGTCTCCTTTGAAACCAGAGTGGAGCGGATTATTGATTGGTTCTCTGCACCCAAAGAAGAAGCAGTGGATTTTGGAGTTCTGTATTGGGAGGAGCCAGATGAGAGCGGGCACAACCTGGGACCTCAGAGTTCCCTCATGGACGCTGTCATTGCCGGGATTGATGAGAAGCTCGGCTTCCTCTTGAACGAGCTAAAGAAGGCAGCGCTGTTTGAGAAAGTGAACCTGATAGTGACCAGTGACCATGGGATGACGCAGCTTTCCACTGATAAAATCATAGAATTGGATGTGTATGTGAGCAGAGACCTGTACACCTGGGTGGATAAGAGTCCTGTGGTTGGAATACTGCCCAAAGAAG GAAAGCTTGACGAGGTGTATAGTAAGCTGGTGGATGCTAACCCGAACATGGTGGTGTACAAGAAGGAAGACATTCCTGAGCACTTCCATTATCAGCACAACATCAGGATCATGCCCATCCTCATAGAGGCCAAGGAGGGCTGGACCGTCGTGCAGAACAGGACCGGGCCCTTCATGT TGGGAAACCACGGCTATGACAACACCTTACGTAGCATGCAGCCTGTGTTCGTGGCCCGTGGGCCGTCCTTTCGCCAGAAATACGTCAAGACCTCCATGCGCTGTGTTGACCTTTACCCTCTCATGTGCCACATCCTGTCCATCCACCCTCTACCAAACAACGGCTCCCTCTTAAATGTTCAGGACCTGCTGTCTGCAGAGCCAGCTCCATCCATGCCCAGCATCCCTCCCAAGGTCAACGGGTACTCCTACGCCCCCGTCATAGGTTTCTTCCTCGGTGTGGTGATGGTGCTGGGCTTTCTGGTGGTCTACATCAAACAAGTCACGCGCAAACAGCTGCCCTCACTAAAACACCGAAGCAGGGAGATGTCGCAGCCCTTACTGCAAGAGGACTTGCACCTGTAG